In a genomic window of Pelecanus crispus isolate bPelCri1 chromosome 1, bPelCri1.pri, whole genome shotgun sequence:
- the HTR1F gene encoding 5-hydroxytryptamine receptor 1F, whose protein sequence is MDLINSTEQNGTSEELFKWVTSKILISITLSVLALMTTAINSLVMTAIIVTRKLHHPANYLICSLAVTDFLVAVLVMPFSIVYIVKETWIMGQVVCDIWLSVDITCCTCSILHLSAIALDRYRAITDAVEYARKRTPKHAGIMIAVVWIISIFISMPPLFWRHQTTSRDDECIIKHDHIIFTIYSTFGAFYIPLALILILYYKIYKAAKTFHRRSVSRIVREEVNGQVLLDTGERSTKSASMPSTAEKTSDPLVDCNKTNTTLRSPRSESKHEKSWKKQRISSTRERKAATTLGLILGAFVICWLPFFVKEVVVNTCERCHISEDMSNFLAWLGYINSLINPLIYTIFNEDFKKAFQKLVRCRQYL, encoded by the coding sequence ATGGATTTAATAAACTCAACTGAACAAAACGGAACATCAGAAGAACTATTCAAATGGGTGACATCCAAGATTCTCATTTCCATTACCCTGTCTGTGCTTGCACTAATGACAACGGCCATCAATTCTCTCGTGATGACTGCAATAATTGTGACAAGAAAGCTCCACCACCCTGCCAACTATTTAATCTGCTCTCTTGCAGTGACTGATTTCCTTGTGGCAGTCCTAGTGATGCCCTTCAGCATTGTATACATTGTAAAGGAGACCTGGATCATGGGGCAAGTGGTGTGTGACATTTGGCTGAGCGTGGACATTACATGCTGCACGTGTTCCATCTTGCATCTCTCTGCCATTGCTTTGGACCGGTACAGAGCAATCACAGATGCTGTGGAATATGCACGGAAAAGGACACCTAAGCATGCTGGCATCATGATTGCAGTGGTATGGATCATATCGATTTTTATCTCCATGCCGCCTTTGTTTTGGCGGCACCAGACAACCAGCAGAGATGACGAATGCATCATCAAACACGACCATATTATTTTCACCATTTACTCTACCTTTGGCGCCTTCTATATCCCACTGGCCTTGATTCTGATCCTTTATTACAAGATATACAAGGCAGCAAAGACATTTCACAGAAGAAGCGTTAGCCGGATTGTAAGGGAGGAGGTAAATGGACAAGTCCTTTTGGACACAGGTGAAAGAAGCACCAAATCAGCTTCAAtgcccagcacagcagagaagaCATCAGATCCCCTGGTGGACTGCAATAAAACCAATACCACCCTACGAAGCCCCAGGTCTGAGTCTAAGCACGAGAAGtcctggaaaaaacagagaatcTCTAGCACAAGAGAGCGAAAGGCAGCAACTACTCTGGGTCTGATCTTGGGGGCATTTGTGATCTGCTGGCTCcctttttttgtaaaagaagtAGTTGTTAATACCTGTGAAAGATGTCACATCTCAGAAGACATGTCTAATTTCCTAGCATGGCTGGGATATATAAATTCCCTTATTAACCCTCTAATCTACACAATCTTTAATGAAGATTTCAAGAAAGCCTTCCAGAAGCTTGTGCGGTGTAGGCAATATCTTTAA